The nucleotide sequence CCGGTGCCTCAGCTGCCTTGCCACTGGCTTGGCATGCTGCTGGCTTCACCTGCCACTGCGCAGCTGGGCTGAGCCGCAGCATGTTGTCTGGCGTGGGCCAGCACTCCTCTCGCAGCAGGGCATGAGCAGAGGAGCTGGTCCCTGCCAGTGTACcatgggctggcagggcaggagccatTCCTAACTGCGCCTTTGGTCCTTGGCCTCGGTGAGGTGGGTCGGTAAAAGGTCCCTCTGGTTTGCTGCTCCCTTCACAGGTATGAGAAGCGCCTCTTCTGAAGGAGGTCCGTCTGTATCTGTCATCGTGCCACTCAGCCCTGCGCCACCCTGTGCGGGAGCTGCTCTTGCTGTAGAAGTGCCATTACTCTGTGGGCTGCCTGGAGCTCCCTGTGTCCCTTGGCTGCTTCATCACCACGTGAGAGGGCCCACCTGCCACCCAGAAGTAGTGATCCTGGGCTGGCGCCTGGAGCCTTGCACGTGTTGGCCATGTTTTacaataaaagaggaaaagatgtgCAGTTGGTGTCAGCCCAGAGCTCTTCTTCCTTCTGTACTGCCCTTGTTCTACTTCCTTGGCTCTCTTCGCTTCCTGCACCTTCTCAGGAGCAGCTGATGGCCCCAGAAGGGACATGGTGTGTGTGAGGGGGAACAGGGAGGGGACAGCCCCAAGACAGGGCTGAGTGGATAATGCAGTTctgggtgtttaaaaaaaaccttcatcAGTGCAGAAAACAAGTGGCTGCTGGGCAAGAAGGCGATACTGCTGGGAGCACATGCCCCAGCAGCTGCACCCCCTTGGACTGGTCGGTGTGGGTGGTACAGATCACTTGCCCAGGCTTCCTCTATAGTTTGTTTGCCAAAAGGTGTGTGGACAATGAACTTGGAATGGCACAGGATTATAAAGGAGCTGGCGCTTGCATTTCTGCACTCCTGACCAGTGCAAACCTCCCTGGCTTGGCTGGATTACCTGTGCTTGCAACACCAGGTGACAAAGGTATTTTCCACCTGTATCAATGGTGTGTGTCatgtcattccccccccccccccatgcaaaTTAACTCCTGCCGAAGAGCGCGTTTACCATCAGGGTTTTGTGTCTCTAATGTTTttgactgaaaaggaaaaaaaaaaatcactctgcagCACGGTGATGTCAAATTACATTTACACATGCTAAAACCAGAGCCTTGAATTACAACATAATTGTGTCAAACATTCATTAATGCAGCTGACTCAGGGCTGGGGACTGCAGCCACGTCCCCCACCCGCTCCTTGGGCCCGTGGAGGTGACAGGGTTTGGGGGACAAGGCTGTGATCAGGTACACATACCCCAGTCCCAGGGGTGGCATCCACAACCACATCCCAGTGCAAGGTTGGGGGGGACAACAGGACAGTgaccctctccacgtcccctgcTTGAGCCGAGCCTGCAGGGAGATGGGTTGCAGCATCCAGGGACCACCTGCAGCTCGAGGCTTCACAAGGGACAGCAGCACTGCGGGGCAGCACAAAACCCCGCAGGAGAGCCCAGGACAGGCCAGTGCCATCTGAGGCCCACCAGTTGCCTGTGCCGGCCATGctcagggagctgctggcaggtGGCACCCCGGCACCACACATGCTGCCCAGGGAGCAGCCACAGCCCATCCCCACCACCCAGCCAGCTCCACAGGGCAGCAAGCACACACACCATCAGTGCGTTACAGCCTTGCTCTGCTGTGCATTAACCACTACGCAATTGCTTTGTACTTCCAATTTACATGTATTTCCCTTGTGGAGCCCCAAACGTGCCCGGGAGTGTGCAGCTCACCCCACCAGCCTCCACCCTGCCTTGGGGCAATAGCTTCTTGCTGCCAAGGCACCCGGCACCACGGCAGAACGGCAGGGCTGTGGGTGAGGTGCTGCCAGCAATGCTCATGCCTCGTGCcatgccctgcagcccccagcccagacTGGGCAAGGAGGCCGAGAAGCCAGGGACTTCGGGGTAGAGCAGAGCCCACGCATTTCACAGCACCTTCCTGTGTGCAGAGTCACtacccagccagcagctccaaCAGTTTAGTCCAAAGCATTTCTCCACTGGAAAGCGGTGACACTCAGGAGCTTCAGGCAGGCAAGGGAAAAGCTGCTCAGCTCGCGGCCGTGGCAGGCAGCACCTACATCCTCGTGTAGGTGCCCTGTGGAGGGATGAGCCCAGCAGCTGCCACACGCTTTTCACTGGTTAGGAAGTTGAAGGTTGCACATGCGTTTGGCTGTGAAATAGAAAAGGGAGGCAGTGAAGCCCCAGTCCTCTGGCAGGAGATTCAGCCTCTCCCCACGGGGCACACAACCCCCTCCATCCTGTCCGTCCTTGGGCAGGCAGAGCCTAGGGGGGATTCCCAgtgccacctcctcccccttcacTGGGGTGCTGCCTGTATGCACCCCTCTGCACACCCCTTCTCACCGTGTCCTGCACTTCCACAGCAATCCCGCTCTCCCGCATGTGCTTCAGCATGGCAGGGTGGAGCCGCTCCACCCTGTCTCCTGTGCCCAGCACCAGGATCTCTGCAACCAGGACATGACCGCAGGCAAGGGTGGGCAGGGCTGCACTCGGGCTGCCTCGGCccagacctgccctccctgcagggACCAACAgcttccccacagcagcccctaCAGGAGCCCAAACGAGGGGGAAGCCCACCCCGCTgcacccctcctgccccgctgcgcccctccagctgctgctgcagagcagagggatgcCAGGGAGCAGTTCCTTCCCCCAAAATGCTGGCGGGGCACTGCGGggtgggctggggcagagctgcacTGGCCCCGAGGGGCAGCCAGGCCCCGACAGCCCGCCACAGCTCAGGAGCCAGCTCAGGCAGGCTGTGACAGGGCAGGGCCCCGGCCGCCCCACGTACCTATTTGGGGCTCCAGCAGCCGGAACAGCGACAGACTCTCATGCGAGATGTCCCTGTAGGAGCCAACCTGCGGGGACACCGAGGGCACTGAGTGGGGCAGACCCCCCGGGGTGCTTGCCCACAGCGTGGGTAGGGGCCAAGCGGCCCAGGCCCCACGGCCGGGCACTCACATTCCACTGGAGGATGGTGCGGGGCAGGACGGCGCAGGGTCCCACCACCAGGTCCCCGCTGATGGTGAAGCCGCGGCTGCTGTAGCCCTCGATGAACATGGTGTTGGGGGACTCCGGCTCCAGCACCGTCAGCCGTGTCCGCTGATAGAGTTCGTCGTCCGCTGGTGTGAGGCGGTGAGGCCGGCACGGCGGCCTGCGGGGACGGGGAGCGGCAGGGATACGTGGGGCCCACGGCCAGCCCTACAGCCACCCCGCAGCGAGCCCCACGGACGGCCCACAGCtacccccggcagccccgcagagAACCACAGAgaaccccacagacacccccgGCAGCCCCACAGAGAACCCCACGGCCACCCCACAGCTATCCCCGGCAGCCCTACGGCCACCGCCCGTGGGGCCACACAGCGGTCTACCCCCGGCCCAGGGTGACCTCCAGAGCCCCGGTGCCCGTGCCCGTAGCCGtacccgcccgccgcccgccgtgCCGCCGGTCCCAGCAGCCGCAGACCCGCCACCGCCATGGCCGCCCTGCCACCGGAAGCGCAGAgaggccccgccccctcgccGCGCTCCGCCCCGCtcgcgccccctggcggccggcGCCGCTGGCCGGGCTGGGACAGCGGCCccgggggcgggagcggggccggcccgggccccCCGGGGCTCCCACCTCctgccgggggggcggcggggagggacacacacacacccccccaccacccccacccccctcctcctcctccgggcccgggcccgccccgACCTGGTGCGCCCGGGGCGGGCTGCGGCCGGCGCCGGAGCGAAACCGAaagcggcggcggggcagggagCGGCACGGCGGGTGCGGGgcgccgggggtgggggggcgggcaCGGCGGGCTGCGCTGCTTCGGCCCTGCCCCCGGCGGCGCCGGGGGGTCCCGCCCCGGGCGCCCCGATCCCCGCCGCCGCGGAGGGCCGCGGACCGGCCCGGGCTGCTGCGCCGGAGGCTGCGGGGCCGGAGGTGAGAGGGGAGCGGGCGGCTCCCGGTCCAGGGTCCCCGCCaccccgcggggcggccgggccgggcggcggggagggagcgggacCGGGGCTCGGCTGCGCTCCCGTCCCGCTGCCGcggggcgcccgcccgcccgcacgccgcccggccccgggcccggccccgccggtgccccggggctgccccccggGCTCGGCCCGGCTCCCCGGCCTCCCTGCTGCGCCCCCGGCACGGCCTCTGCCCCGGTCCCCTGCCCCCGGCACGGCGCGCCCCGCCGTGGGGCGGCTGCCGCCAGCGGGGGCTGAGACCCCCGAGCCTGAGGACGGCCGGCGGCCGggtccctcttccccctcccctccgtGCCACGCTCGGCGGGGCTGGTGGCAGCGGGTGGCGGGGGACCGGGGGCTCAGGGGGGGTGTCCTGGGGCCGGGGACCCACGTCCCCCGCCCTGCGCCACCCAGCCGGGGCCAGCCAGAGCCCCGACACGGCGGGGGTTACTGGGGAGCTCCCCGGCGTCGGCGACGGCACCTTTCCCGCCgtcgcgccgtgccgtgccgtgctggggtggggaggcaTCAGGAATCCCCAGCACCCCACAGACCGGCACCCTCCGTCAACGGCAGGGTCCCGGGTCCCCCCTTGGCGAGCACTGCCTGGAGCTGGTGGGGTTCCCCACACGGTTTCACTTCCCCCTGTGGCGGGTGCCCGAGGGCCGCCTCGCTGGGGCCGGGCGGCAGATTCCGGAGGCGCTGGCGGCAGCcggggccgtgccgtgccgccgctgccgccgggcaCAGGTGCCGGGGCGGGTGCCCTCCCTCGGGGATGGCTCGGGTTTCCGGGCCCCGccgggggctgctgggctggcaccAGATGCTCCAGCCCCACCGGGGCTTTGTTCGGAGCAGTTTCCTTTTGGCTCAGCCGTGCCGCCCTCCCCTTGGCACCAGGCCCGCTGCGCGGGGGGAGCCCGCGGCACAACCCCAGCCTCTGCCGGCACCCCCAGCCACAAGCGGCCCGGCTGTGGCTCCCACGCAGCTCATCCGTCCCGGTCCCCGGCGGTAAGTAGCCCTCTTCCCCTTCGGCCCGCCGGCCGCCCCAGTGTCAGGGTGGCATGGCGGTGGCCCCCGTGCCCGTCTTTCCACGGCGCCGGCGCGGGCAACGGAATCCCAAAAGCAGCTGTCCCCGCTGCGCCCAGCTGCCCTGGGGTTTCGTTACCCGCGCTCCCGCCCCCGCCTCGCCCCACGcgcccccccaccctgctgcccacTGCCGCCCCACGCCGGGCCAGGCACTGGGCAAGAGCTGCTTGCCCCACTCCAACCCCTCCATAGGGCTGGGGCAGCGTGTGGGGGCCACACTGGGAGAAGGGGGGTGTCAGGATGGGGGGTCACTGGTGCCCAGCCTCGCAGCTCAGCCCCATgcgccggggctgggggctctcCAGGGGTCTCGTGCCCCCGACGGCTAAAAATAGCGGCTCGCTTCCTGGGGACTAACTGCCAGGGCGAGCGTGCCGAGTGGCAGCCCCGGCTGCTGGCCACAGTGTGGATGTGGCCACCTGTGCTGGGGCGGTGCAGGTTGTGAGATGCTGCACGAGCTTCCTGCCACCGCCGTCCCGTGACAGGCTCTCCCTGGCCCCCCGCAGTCCCCCAGTGCCAGGAGGGGTGAGCGGTGCCTGGGCAGGATCCGTCCCTCGGAGAGAGACGGCTTTGGAATGACACGATCACTCCCGCTGAGCGGGCAGCCAGAGAGCCATCGGGGATGTCGTGTCTGTCCAAAGCTCTTTCGGCGCCTCCGAgagccccccccggggccgccaTGCTGCCAGGCCTCACGTGGGCTACCGGCGGGGACCCCCGGCGCTCTGGCGATGGGGACGGATCCAGCCTGGACCCCACTGTAAGCGGTGACGCAAGGTCCGAGTGTGCTCCCAGCCCGTGCTGGTGCGTCCCCCCCGGCTGGCCGGGCAGGGGTCCCGGGCGGCTCCTGCCCTGCGGACAGTCAGCAGTTGGTCTGGTGTGAGCAGCGATTCTCAGATCACCTCTTGGCTGTGGGTGGCGCAGGGAGCACCCCACCGTGGCACAGCCCCGCACTGCCGGGGGGGACGCAGCTGCCCCCCCAAGCTGGGGCACATGTCCCCACTCATGCCCCGGGGCTGTGGGTTCGCAATGGCTGcgggctgcagccccgggggggggttcAGAGCTGCCTGCGGAGCCCCAAAACGAGTTGCTGAGTTCCCGGCAGAGCCGTGCTGCCAGGATCTGCCCTCGCCCTGGCCCCCTCCGTGCACAGAAGCCCCGGAGGAACCGGTTTGGGCCCTGCGGGCAAAGTGgcctccccccccacacacacccggCCTCGTGGGGAGGCCACAAagggaaggacagggagggaggtCCCCAGCTCTGTGGGGACACGTGCTccatactgctgctgctgctgctgctgcgggggggggtTCGGTGCTTCCTGGATACCGAGGAGGCCGGGTGGCATGGGGGCTGGAGTGTGGCAGGCCCTTGCCCCTGTCCCCAGATCAGACAGCCCCGGAGGGGAGCAATAGCCCCCGCTGCCTGCGCTTGTTCAGGGAGTCAGGTGGCAGCACGGACCCTCCGCTCTTTCAAATCTGTGCTTGAGATGCCAACCGACATGGAGGAGCTCGGCTCTGCAGATGTAATCAAGACCACGATGGCGTAATCTAGTCCTTTTCACCTCCTTCTTCCTGGGGCTGATGAGCTGGACACTTCGCTAATGTGCTGGGCGGGAGGGCAGCTCCTC is from Harpia harpyja isolate bHarHar1 chromosome Z, bHarHar1 primary haplotype, whole genome shotgun sequence and encodes:
- the NDUFAF3 gene encoding NADH dehydrogenase [ubiquinone] 1 alpha subcomplex assembly factor 3 isoform X4 yields the protein MAVAGLRLLGPAARRAAGGPPCRPHRLTPADDELYQRTRLTVLEPESPNTMFIEGYSSRGFTISGDLVVGPCAVLPRTILQWNVGSYRDISHESLSLFRLLEPQIEILVLGTGDRVERLHPAMLKHMRESGIAVEVQDTPNACATFNFLTSEKRVAAAGLIPPQGTYTRM
- the NDUFAF3 gene encoding NADH dehydrogenase [ubiquinone] 1 alpha subcomplex assembly factor 3 isoform X3, translated to MFIEGYSSRGFTISGDLVVGPCAVLPRTILQWNVGSYRDISHESLSLFRLLEPQIEILVLGTGDRVERLHPAMLKHMRESGIAVEVQDTPNACATFNFLTSEKRVAAAGLIPPQGTYTRM
- the NDUFAF3 gene encoding NADH dehydrogenase [ubiquinone] 1 alpha subcomplex assembly factor 3 isoform X1, which codes for MPPHPSTARHGATAGKVPSPTPGSSPVTPAVSGLWLAPAGWRRAGDVGPRPQDTPPEPPVPRHPLPPAPPSVARRGGGRGTRPPAVLRLGGLSPRWRQPPHGGARRAGGRGPGQRPCRGRSREAGEPGRARGAAPGHRRGRARGRAACGRAGAPRQRDGSAAEPRSRSLPAARPGRPAGWRGPWTGSRPLPSHLRPRSLRRSSPGRSAALRGGGDRGARGGTPRRRRGQGRSSAARRARPPTPGAPHPPCRSLPRRRFRFRSGAGRSPPRAHQAAVPASPPHTSGRRTLSADTADGAGAGVPQHHVHRGLQQPRLHHQRGPGGGTLRRPAPHHPPVELPSVSPQVGSYRDISHESLSLFRLLEPQIAKRMCNLQLPNQ
- the NDUFAF3 gene encoding NADH dehydrogenase [ubiquinone] 1 alpha subcomplex assembly factor 3 isoform X2, which produces MPPHPSTARHGATAGKVPSPTPGSSPVTPAVSGLWLAPAGWRRAGDVGPRPQDTPPEPPVPRHPLPPAPPSVARRGGGRGTRPPAVLRLGGLSPRWRQPPHGGARRAGGRGPGQRPCRGRSREAGEPGRARGAAPGHRRGRARGRAACGRAGAPRQRDGSAAEPRSRSLPAARPGRPAGWRGPWTGSRPLPSHLRPRSLRRSSPGRSAALRGGGDRGARGGTPRRRRGQGRSSAARRARPPTPGAPHPPCRSLPRRRFRFRSGAGRSPPRAHQAAVPASPPHTSGRRTLSADTADGAGAGVPQHHVHRGLQQPRLHHQRGPGGGTLRRPAPHHPPVECWLLQGHLA